The Branchiostoma floridae strain S238N-H82 chromosome 12, Bfl_VNyyK, whole genome shotgun sequence genome segment CTGGTGACTTGTAGAAGTTTGCTGAAAGACAGGCGAAATGTAttgaatcaaatcaaatcagtgAAGCATATTTAAGTAAACGGTAACATAACTATTCTTCTCCTTACATCACAAAGCCCACACAAAACACGGTGGGatcctttgtcttccactgcctcagaagtcgaacccaataagtTAGAATTAAGAGTTAGTTTTAGACATTTTGTCATTCTACAGTCCGTAGCCTTACAtctttacatgtacctgcaattagccctagCTCGGGTacgaatttgcaataaactattataaCGATAGCACCTGGCACTGGGCCGTGAAAGAATGAGAGATACACATGAAGACTGTAAAGATTATGCAGAAAAAATTTAGCGATGATATAGCACTTCTACATGGCAGTCACGACTATATCTAATACACTGAATTAAGAAGAACCTcatacgtattacgctaaatcaaggaaggaaGTTACGCAAAATGTGATagcctcactacgaattacgtaaagAAGACTGTCGGCTTTCCTTCCGGAATGtatacggaaaagagcatgcctATGATATACTAGCTCCAGTGTTAGCAGCATGATAATAAACTCTGCGAGTAATGTTGCACTAAGAAACCCCCATGCCTACTCCTAACTACCGTAGGCTGTCCCCTGACCTTTGACCGTATTAAAACGTACTAGTGATAGCCACAAAGCCCTGTGAGTATAGTATTACACCCCGCGGCACTTTGTTTATTTGCTCCAGCTGGCTTAGGCTTACAGTCTAGACGGTtctagaggtcagaggtcactccCGGGCACACGTACACACAACAGGAACCGCCTCTAACCGGAACTAACCTGTTTTCTGTTGGGACCGACCGGCGGGCTTTAAACGCAACAGGTACGTCTAGTAGTAGCCTAGTACTTACTTACTAATAAGGTAGCATAGAACAGTAACCCCCCCACCTCCCCGATTCAGGGTCTGTTTTGAACAATCTTGTGCGAGGCAGTTACTACGCTGAGTTAGGGTTCCGTTGCTAACTGTTACTTGTAGTAAAAGTCTGATTTGGTAAGCAGGTGTATGAAGTACGTAGACTGAAATATACTGTAGTTTCCGTATTTTAGATCAGTGCAATGTCTTAAGATCTCTTAAGTTAGTCTCGACCAGGACGCCACATATTTTCAGAGAAcgttataactacatgtatcccCATATGATGCATTTGGTCTCGATAGCGTAGCTGAAATTCATGTCGGTTATATACCTCCTTGGTCGGTTATATGGCACCCTGACTCACTTTGACAAGGTCGTAGGGTAATCAAACTGATGCCACTGAGCTCATGCTACATTCTTGCGAGTCttaaaatgtaacgttaaattcTAGAGGTTAAGCTGAACAAATGGGCCACTTACCTcacctgccatgattggttaaattCGAGGCTCCAACGGTGCTGATTTTTGAGGCACGATGCTCTTCTCACACGTCCATATCTTCACGAAATGGAATTTTGCACAACCTGTACGgacaaataatgataataatactaATCGGCTTATTAGTAAAGATTATACCAGTTGGTATTCCGGGCACCCATTCACCTTTGTCGAGCTATGGCACTGGTAGCTTTTAATTCCCGATTTAAGTGatagggagggggggggggggggggcagactGCCTTCGTTTGTGTTGAAACTTGAATGACAATTTACCGCTATAAACAAACAACTGAATTCAGCGTTTGCTTCACTGCTAATATTACATTTCCCAAAAGTGATATCACTGTTGATTGATATGTCAAATTACCTGCAGCTAAATCATTTGTTTacgcttgtctgtctgtcataCCTGCAAAGGTCACTTCTAATATGGCGGGTGAAAAGGGGCGAGTCCAAATTGAAGTATAGGGAGTCCACTTACTTGCATATAAAATAACAGCTGTGAAATTATATATGTCACCGTTGTCATTCATTCCTGCATTGTTATGGGAACATACAGATTAGTATGACATTTTCATTACTACTGCTGTAATGTATTTTGGTACTAGATATTGGTAACAATAGACGTTAGTAGTGGATTAGCGCAAACCTATATTATAAACCCCTCTCAATCTGCACAAGTGAAATATTGGAAGAACTGCCAAGTATCAATGTACAGGCTGTTTTAAACTAAAAGATCTCACAAGTTGCACTCTTTTCGTTCGCAGGACTGGCGTGGTGGTTGGGGCAAAGAGCAAATACCACATCAAAACATTACAGGCTGTATTTATAAAAGTCGtatcatttttggcgacgcctcaggggcgaggcGTTCAAATCGTTAGCATGTGCTACTAGTTGTACGGTTAGGCCAGTTGGAATAATATACGCACAAGTCGTTGCCATGACGACATCCTACAGTCTGAAAGTCGCGGACGCCCGTTTCGGCGGGTTTGTCCGTCTGCTGTTCCGTTGGCGGGCCAGCTTCTACAAACTTCTCTACAAGGAGCTTCTCGTCTACCTGGTGCTGTACTTCGTCCTGAGCGCCACCTACCGGATCGTGCTGAACGGCAGGCAGAGGGAGTATTTCGAGGACATCAGCCTGTTCTGTAACAAGCACACGGACCTGATCCCGGTGGCGTTTCTTCTCGGGTTTTACGTGTCGGTGGTGTTCACGCGGTGGTGGCAGCAGTACACCTGCATTCCCTGGCCCGACCGCATCGCGGCGCTCATAGGCTGCAGTGTGCACGGGGAGGACCACAGGTGCGTAAtcacatgagggtctgcatgggggttaccaatCGCGCAAATTTCTCACGCACTTTGGTAAATCAGGAAAGCCCGAAAACATTACCGTAAACGATAAATTCAATTACATACATGTTCGAACTATTCATATTCTtcaaaattttagaaaaaaaagctcaAGGTTGCTATAGGAAAACTTTCGCAGTCATTTGGCACCTTGATTTTCATATAAATGGACAAAAGATCCACACAATATAGAGATATTAAAGAGAATAAGGTGATTAGAAGTCGGCATTGGTAGTTAAAAAGTCTTCCGTCGTAATTGTGTATTTTCTAACTTGTTCTGTGCCCCTCCCAGAGGTCGCCTGATCCGCCGGACCCTGGTGCGGTACGTCAACCTGGCCACGCTACTGATCATGCGCAGTATCAGCACAGCTGTCTACAAGCGGTTTCCTACCATGAACCACGTGGTGGAGGCAGGTGGGGCATTCATGCTGCATAAGTGATCAATCTACCANNNNNNNNNNNNNNNNNNNNNNNNNNNNNNNNNNNNNNNNNNNNNNNNNNNNNNNNNNNNNNNNNNNNNNNNNNNNNNNNNNNNNNNNNNNNNNNNNNNNCAACTTCTGGGATTATCGTCAACCATGACCGACGTTACTACGTTAATAGTCACGTGAGTGTGAACCCCATACCTCTATCTTGATCTCTAGGGTCCTTGATGCCAACTAAGTTGAAAACTATCACAGACAAAATCTCACCGCCTATGTTAGATAGAATAGTATCAAAGACtggtctgtttgtttatttcgatctcaaTTAGACTTGCCATGTATAGCAGGAAATGTCATATCCTGTCCCTCGTACTTTGATCCCCAGGGTTCATGATCAGATGCCTCAAAGAAGGGTTATTGTCGTGTAACAGAAAATGCCATACCCTATATCCTGTACCTTTATCCCAAGCTTCATTTTGTGCGGCTAGCTGAACGACTACAACAAGTTAAGTTTCTGTAATATTTCCATATAATGGTTGTTCAGTATCCTATAACTTGTCCTGTGACCCACAGGTTTCATGATGCCCAGCGAGCTGAAAGACTACGACCAGCTGGACTCGCCCCACAACAAGTTCTGGTTGCCGCTGAACTGGTTCTGTAACCTGGTGACGAAGTGCCGTAAGGAGGGGCGCGTGGAGGACCCGTACACCTTCAGGGCGCTCATCGAGGTCAGGTTACGTCTTAAGACGTTCGATAAACTTGTCGCTTCTTGTTTGAAATTGttggtttattgtttgttgaGGAGCGAGGATGGACCATAGAGCACCACATGGTTATTTCGTGTGGAGCGTTGTAATTTGGGCTTAAATCACACTTTCATGTTTCTTAGTATGCACAAAACACGCCTCAGTTTTAGAAAGCCCAATAGTTTTACTCCCAGGAAAAACGATTTGTCTAACCATAAGAACATCTATGTGATTTTTATAATCATGACCTAAATTGAAGTGACAGCatggtaactttttttttttgtaccggtaaaaAAACCTACGACTTTTGTCCAAACTACGACCTTTCTCACGGTACCCTGATCCTCGGGTACACGTCACCGAAATGATGAGTCATGCAAACCGACGAAGGTCCAAAGTTTACATTGTTCTTGCCGAGCTCACAAcagctgaaaaacaacaacaatttgttAACAATATCCTGTGACAACTTCAACTAACCTTGCCCTCATCGCTTCTCCTCCGTGTGCGTGTGATTTGCAATGTTGACGACCTTTCTTCCTACCATCAGAGGGGGCCTCACCAGGGGCTCCCAGGCTCTCACATGGCCGTTACCATGGTCACAGTACAGAAAAGCGTTTTTCCCTCGTCTGGCGAGGGAAAGGCGGGTGGTCGTAAGTCTACTTCTTCCTTCCTCCACTCCAATCATGTTGAATCTTAAAGACGATATTGTTGAAGAAgttcaaatttgttttctaGACATAAGTAGTAAAGGGGTTCGGTTTTCATTGTAATCTGTAATTACGACTATGCTTTTAATTGGATAATGCTTGAGTAGTCCGATTATGCACAGGTACCTGGTGGCGTTGCGAGTAGAAACGCGCTTTTTAACTCTTAAAAGTTCATCGGAACACAGTATCgcatgtcacacacacacacacaagcttAATGGTAGCAGGTTCTCTGCTTGTCAGTAAAATTTGGAGGTGAGGTAGAAAGCGCTAGGAAAATAGAAAATTCGCTATTGCTGTTGCGGAGTAAAATAAATGTAAGTAGCTTGAGGCCTTCTCATTACCGAAAATGGTAACATTCGCGATCGAAGACGACAACAACAGACCGAATGAGATGTTCTCCGAGGGGTAAGAGACTGTTTTATACCGTTATCGAGTTATGGATAAGGCCCTTCGATATGCAGTCAAACCAGCGCAAGttaccacctgtacataacgaccacctgaccaatTGACCACTTTCCCATTCCCACAAGATTGTAGTAATAGAATAAATCTCACGCTGGGTGGTCCTCTTGGGCAGCTTTGATCGTACGTATTGCTATGACTGATTGGGCGggttttgtcttgtttgtttcttgctTGTGTTTCAGGAGTCGAACAACATCCGGGGTTCCCTGGCGATGCTGTACAGCTATGACTGGATTAGTGTGCCACTTGTCTACACACAGGTATGtgctctttctttctttctctctctctccctccccctctctctctccctttctctctgtctctctccctgtctccctccctctctctctctctctctccctccccctctctcactcactcactccctctctcttctctctccctctctcctgtctctctctccctccctctctctcccaccccctctctctctttctctctccttccccctttttcactcactcaccctctctctctcttctctctccctctctcctgtctccctctctctctctctctctctcccactccctctctctcctgtctcccccctctctctctctcactctctctctctctcttatagTGTGTACATAACCCCCTGTTTTACCCGCAAGTTGGTTGCCGTGTACACATAATCCCCCTCCACACCCACAGGTAGTGACGGTTGCCGTCTACACATTCTTCGTATCGTGCCTGATGGGGCGGCAGTGGCTGGACCCGGGCAAGGGGTACACTGGGCACGAGGTGGACCTGTACTTCCCCATCTTCACCGTCCTGCAGTTCCTCTTCTACATGGGATGGCTCAAGGTAAGTTTGGCATCATAACTGATCTACCCCACGGACTCCTTATAATGCCAAGTTTAACAGCAGTGATTGATTTTTGTATTTGTGTCCCA includes the following:
- the LOC118427812 gene encoding bestrophin-3-like produces the protein MTTSYSLKVADARFGGFVRLLFRWRASFYKLLYKELLVYLVLYFVLSATYRIVLNGRQREYFEDISLFCNKHTDLIPVAFLLGFYVSVVFTRWWQQYTCIPWPDRIAALIGCSVHGEDHRGRLIRRTLVRYVNLATLLIMRSISTAVYKRFPTMNHVVEAGFMMPSELKDYDQLDSPHNKFWLPLNWFCNLVTKCRKEGRVEDPYTFRALIEESNNIRGSLAMLYSYDWISVPLVYTQVVTVAVYTFFVSCLMGRQWLDPGKGYTGHEVDLYFPIFTVLQFLFYMGWLKVAEQLINPFGQDDDDFETNWCIDRNLQISYLAVDDLYMTNPALERDIYWNQPDPELPYTEASISNRNMTEPFLGSTFDMRLNVQNMEFTNLHTVAEEPEDKQESSEGLENAPGPTIVVSEGEDSGKKLHGRNLIVLIPKNTSQM